cgccaccacaaCCCCCagcaagtgtttttgtttgtttgtttgtttgtttaaatagttGAAGAACTATGGGAACTCTCAGAACTGGGAGTAGTGGGGAATCAGAGGAGGACCAGGTTGGGCTTAACCAAAGATGATCTTTCAAGAAACCTCAAATCCCAGCCAATGGCAAAGTGTCTCATGGGGAAGACAGAAGCAAAGGCAAAATGTCTgtataaaatgtttattcttgGAGGACGTGTGGTCTGGCGTTTTAGGAGGGTGCTCCACCTATCCAGCCAACCGAGGAGCCGAGAACAGATGCAGTGAGTGGCAGCAGCCTGGCAGACTTGCCCCGCCCTGCACATCCCAGAGCACACCGGGGCCAGCTCTGAACTCTACAGCAGGGGTCAGAGAGCTTAGATTGCTCCTGCCCCAGCAGACCCCCAAAGAGCCCACAGGACCTCTGTAGCACCAGTCACTCAGCCCTTCCCTGCAGGGCTCCCTCTACATGTGTGAAGACagacgtgaacacacacacacacacacacacacacacacacacacacacctcgtcTGAAAAGCACTGTTTAGTTTAGCTGCATCTGCCAAGTTCCAAAGGGACTTTTCACATTTGCTCACTTCCAGATCTTCCTCTGTCCCCTACTCCTAATACCTGCACCCCAGCTCTGCCTCACTCCTTCCTCATGGACTCCTCCCTCCTTGGACACATGGGGAAGGGGCAGATGGCCCCAGCTCTCCCCTAAAACAGgtaagaagaaaacaacaacccTACCAGGCATTAGCATGAGGGTTTCCATCTTCCCAAGGTCTGAACCACAAACTTGGGGAAGAAAccttaactatttaaaaaaaaaaaaaggtaaacaaacaaaccaagaagcaTAAATAAACAGCAACTGGACCAGCAAGGAGGAAGGTGAGGTGGCCCTCAGTGGCCCCCTGTGCCCAAATCAGCCTCTCCCTGGAGAACTCAGCCATCAGTAGCCAAAATGACAGCAGCCCCGAAGATCCCCACACTCTCGCCGAGCAGCTTCATCTGGTTCCAGAACTCGACACGTCGGGTGTTGTGCCAATAGGAAACGTTGCCATCGATGAGCAGCATGACCAGGGGCAACAACACAGCCAGGATCTGGGCAGCCAGGGTCACGTAGTAACCCGACAGGAAGGCCAGGGCCAGGACCCCGTAGAGCACGAAGAACATCTGGATCATCAGCTCCCCTCCTGGAAGGTGGTTCAGGTATGCCAGGCGGTCCTCCTTGCTGTGTTGCAGTGAGTAGGCCTAAAGACACGACATCCTTTGAGACGGGCGAGGGCCTCCCCGAGGTGGCACCCACAGGTCAGCCCCTGTAAAGGGAGCCTCGAAGTTCCCTCTCAGGATGGGGACCCTCTGAAAGTATGGCCCGTCTCCCTCTCTGATTATAGGGCCCAGGAGGTAAGACTGATCTCTACTCTCCTGGGAGCTTCTGAAAGAAGGAAGTGTGTCTCCACTTTTGAATATACACACCATGGACGCCCACATAGAACTCTGCACATGGGATATGGTTGGTTCCTGGTTCCTGGGATGAGGTCAAGTGCCTGAAGCCTATCTGCGTCCTCATCTACACTGGCCTTCCCAAGCACCGGGAAGGACTGACTACCTGACTACCCTACGTCGCCCCCATCGGCTCTAGGTGGCAGAGTGACAGCTGGGGCTGAGTTGCACCACACCTGTCCTTTGTCCTCTCTCTCAGtcctctggaggctgaagcaatgaaaaaaatcaccacatCTTGTTTGCTGGAGTCTCAGGATTGGGACTGAATGGTCAATTCAAACTCCTTATTTAGCTGGTGGCAATAATTGTTGGAAGGAGGGACCCTCAGCCAGGCATCAGGTATTTGGAGGGCCCTTGAGAACCAGAAGCTGTCCAGGGCAATCTCTAGGAACCACCAGAGATTACCTTCAAGGCCTTGCTCTGCCCAAGTGCCAGGATTCTGCCAGGCTTAAGCACATATTTCACCCCCCACATAGGTGCCTCCAATCAATCGAACCCCAACCTACCACACAGATGAGGTAGATGCCCAGGAACACCTGGCCAGTGGACTGCAGAGAACGGCTTCGGGGTTTCCGACGGTacagctccccagccccactgGCCAGCACCAGAAAGCCGCCGATGATGGCAACTGTGCGCGAGTACATACGAACCTAAGGCCAGGGAAAGAGGGGCCCGGTCAAGAACTGCAGTCATTACATTTCTCTTGGTGGTCAAGAACACAGAACTGTTCCCTTCTACACATCCCATTCTATCTGATGAACCCTCTTTTCCCAAGTGTAGTGGGCAGGTACTGCAGAGAGAGAAATTCTCTTTACAAGGCAGAAACTGAGGGCTGAGAGGGGATAAGAAAACGGTCCAGGGTCCTACAGAAAGTAAGTGGCAGAACCCAGATGCCCCATGTTGCCGACTCCACCCCAGGGTTCTTGCCCCTATGTAGTATAGACT
This Peromyscus maniculatus bairdii isolate BWxNUB_F1_BW_parent chromosome 8, HU_Pman_BW_mat_3.1, whole genome shotgun sequence DNA region includes the following protein-coding sequences:
- the Tmem101 gene encoding transmembrane protein 101 isoform X2, with translation MGAAVLCASFMSFGVKRRWFALGAALQLAISTYAAYIGGYVHYGDWLKVRMYSRTVAIIGGFLVLASGAGELYRRKPRSRSLQSTGQVFLGIYLICVAYSLQHSKEDRLAYLNHLPGGELMIQMFFVLYGVLALAFLSGYYVTLAAQILAVLLPLVMLLIDGNVSYWHNTRRVEFWNQMKLLGESVGIFGAAVILATDG
- the Tmem101 gene encoding transmembrane protein 101 isoform X1, whose protein sequence is MASKIGSRRWMLQLIMQLGSVLLTRCPFWGCFSQLMLYAERAEARRKPDIPVPYLYFDMGAAVLCASFMSFGVKRRWFALGAALQLAISTYAAYIGGYVHYGDWLKVRMYSRTVAIIGGFLVLASGAGELYRRKPRSRSLQSTGQVFLGIYLICVAYSLQHSKEDRLAYLNHLPGGELMIQMFFVLYGVLALAFLSGYYVTLAAQILAVLLPLVMLLIDGNVSYWHNTRRVEFWNQMKLLGESVGIFGAAVILATDG